A part of Chloroflexota bacterium genomic DNA contains:
- the minD gene encoding septum site-determining protein MinD — translation MSGKVITITSGKGGVGKTTTAANLGVALASMGDKVVCIDSDIGLRNLDVVLGLENRIVYDLVDAVEGRCRISQAMIKDKRIETLFLIPAAQTRDKSAISPSDMMKLCNTLREDMDWIVIDSPAGIERGFRNAIAPADEVLVVTNPEVSAVRDADRIIGLVEAEERGPAKLVINRLKSAMVKRGDMLSADDVVELLAIPLVGIVPEDENVIISTNQGQPIALNQKSLAGRSFTNIARRLKGDDVAWLDLDEKEGIFNRLGKIISGGG, via the coding sequence CGGAAAGGGCGGCGTTGGCAAGACAACAACAGCAGCAAACCTCGGAGTCGCCCTGGCCTCTATGGGTGACAAAGTGGTATGTATCGACTCAGATATTGGCTTGCGGAATTTGGACGTGGTGCTTGGCCTGGAAAACCGGATCGTTTATGATCTGGTGGATGCTGTGGAAGGACGCTGTAGAATTTCTCAGGCGATGATCAAAGATAAAAGAATTGAAACCTTGTTTTTGATTCCTGCAGCGCAAACCCGTGATAAGAGCGCGATTTCGCCCAGCGATATGATGAAACTGTGCAACACCTTGCGGGAAGATATGGATTGGATCGTTATCGATTCACCGGCCGGGATTGAACGCGGCTTCCGGAATGCGATTGCTCCGGCTGATGAGGTGTTGGTCGTCACCAATCCGGAAGTTTCCGCTGTTCGGGATGCCGACCGAATCATTGGGCTGGTGGAAGCTGAAGAACGCGGCCCCGCTAAATTGGTTATCAACCGCTTGAAATCAGCGATGGTCAAGCGCGGTGATATGCTTTCCGCCGATGATGTGGTTGAATTACTGGCTATTCCCCTGGTGGGCATTGTTCCTGAAGATGAGAATGTTATCATCAGTACTAACCAGGGCCAGCCGATTGCCTTGAACCAGAAAAGCCTGGCAGGACGCTCCTTTACCAATATTGCCCGGCGTTTGAAGGGCGATGATGTCGCTTGGCTGGATTTGGATGAAAAGGAAGGCATCTTCAATAGATTAGGGAAGATCATCTCTGGAGGAGGATAA
- the minE gene encoding cell division topological specificity factor MinE encodes MASFLDRLSRKQNASANQAKERLSLVLIHDRTDLSPEDLRSLKDRLIEVISDYVKIDARHTEIEIQNDGREQTLIANIPLMKPRSRG; translated from the coding sequence ATGGCGTCATTCCTTGATCGGCTATCCCGGAAACAGAATGCCAGCGCTAATCAGGCGAAGGAACGCCTGAGCCTGGTTCTGATTCATGACCGGACAGATCTCAGTCCAGAGGACCTTCGGTCGCTGAAGGACCGTCTGATTGAGGTGATTTCTGATTATGTCAAGATTGATGCGAGACATACAGAAATCGAGATTCAAAATGATGGCCGCGAGCAAACTTTGATCGCGAATATCCCACTGATGAAACCCCGGTCACGCGGCTGA